In a genomic window of bacterium:
- a CDS encoding ABC transporter ATP-binding protein — MNPLLSIKNLNVSYGKTHVVRNAGLNILEKETVGLIGESGSGKTTIALSIMGLLPKDANASGEISYKEKNLFLLKEKEINKIRGCEIGIIFQDPVSSLDPLFPIKEQIKETIISHLDISKKEVEERIEGLLKKVGIQKIRLNEYPHSFSGGMCQRIMIAQAISGNPKLLIADEPTSSLDTTIQAQIMNLLHNLKEELEIAILLITHDLSIIAQMADYVYVIYSGEIIESASCLEIFDNPFHPYTKALIDSIPKKGKPFSSISDMEILENKPCRFYSRCKEKTSLCEKEAPEIKKMGNHYVRCHK, encoded by the coding sequence ATGAATCCTTTGCTTTCCATAAAAAATCTTAATGTTTCTTACGGAAAAACCCATGTGGTAAGAAATGCAGGCCTTAATATCCTTGAGAAGGAAACCGTTGGTCTTATCGGAGAGAGTGGCTCGGGAAAGACAACCATTGCCCTATCTATAATGGGGCTTCTTCCAAAGGATGCGAATGCATCGGGAGAAATTAGCTACAAAGAAAAAAACCTCTTCCTTTTGAAAGAGAAGGAAATTAACAAAATAAGGGGATGCGAGATAGGTATTATCTTTCAAGACCCTGTCTCCTCCCTTGACCCATTATTTCCCATTAAAGAGCAGATAAAAGAGACAATAATTAGCCATTTAGACATCTCAAAAAAGGAGGTAGAAGAAAGAATAGAAGGGCTTCTTAAGAAGGTTGGAATACAAAAGATAAGGCTAAATGAATATCCCCATTCATTTTCAGGTGGGATGTGTCAGAGGATAATGATTGCCCAGGCAATCTCGGGAAATCCAAAGCTTCTCATTGCCGATGAGCCAACATCTTCACTTGATACAACAATTCAGGCACAAATAATGAACCTCTTGCACAATCTTAAAGAAGAACTTGAAATTGCCATCCTTCTCATTACCCATGACCTTTCCATAATTGCCCAAATGGCAGATTATGTCTATGTTATATATTCTGGAGAAATCATTGAATCAGCTTCCTGCCTTGAAATATTTGACAATCCTTTCCATCCATATACAAAAGCCCTTATTGATAGCATCCCGAAAAAGGGAAAACCTTTTTCTTCTATAAGTGATATGGAAATTTTGGAGAATAAACCCTGTAGGTTCTATTCAAGGTGCAAAGAGAAAACCAGCCTTTGTGAAAAGGAAGCCCCAGAAATAAAGAAAATGGGAAATCATTATGTAAGGTGCCATAAATAA
- the murB gene encoding UDP-N-acetylmuramate dehydrogenase, which translates to MDSLIKENIPMREYTSLKVGGRARWFATPSNKEELKKVLQFAKEKDIPIFLLGGGTNTLIKDEGVRGMVIKLDGDFKNIERQGIEVKAGSGASLPSLISYCQGFSLSGLENLAGIPGAVGGAIFGNAGAFGTQIGDYVKSVVVMDRDGNERRVRDINFFYRGSSLKDTIILEALFSLKEDARWRIDEKIASVLSKRRETQPISKQTAGCIFKNPEGKFAGELIEKAGLKGRSIKDAIVSLKHANFIENRGQAKAEDILQLIRFIKRRVWELYGVMLYEEIVII; encoded by the coding sequence ATGGATAGTCTAATTAAAGAAAACATCCCTATGAGAGAATACACCTCCCTAAAGGTGGGAGGAAGGGCAAGGTGGTTTGCAACCCCATCAAATAAAGAAGAATTAAAAAAGGTTTTGCAATTTGCAAAGGAGAAAGATATTCCCATTTTTCTTCTGGGCGGTGGAACAAATACATTGATAAAGGATGAGGGTGTTAGGGGGATGGTAATAAAATTGGATGGTGATTTTAAAAATATAGAGAGACAAGGCATAGAAGTTAAAGCTGGCAGTGGAGCTTCCCTTCCCTCCCTTATAAGCTATTGCCAGGGTTTTTCCCTTTCTGGATTAGAAAACCTTGCTGGAATTCCTGGTGCAGTGGGTGGTGCTATCTTTGGAAATGCCGGTGCCTTTGGAACACAAATTGGAGATTATGTCAAGTCCGTTGTTGTTATGGACAGGGATGGAAATGAAAGGAGGGTAAGGGATATAAACTTTTTCTATCGGGGAAGCAGCTTAAAAGACACAATAATCCTTGAAGCCTTGTTTTCTCTAAAAGAAGATGCGCGGTGGAGGATTGATGAAAAAATAGCAAGCGTTTTAAGTAAAAGAAGGGAAACCCAGCCTATTTCAAAGCAAACAGCAGGCTGTATATTCAAGAATCCGGAGGGAAAATTTGCCGGAGAGCTTATTGAAAAGGCAGGATTGAAGGGAAGGTCTATAAAAGATGCAATTGTTTCCCTAAAGCATGCAAACTTTATTGAAAATAGAGGCCAGGCAAAGGCAGAAGATATTCTCCAATTGATAAGATTTATAAAAAGAAGGGTTTGGGAGCTTTATGGAGTTATGCTCTATGAGGAGATTGTTATAATATGA
- the ilvN gene encoding acetolactate synthase small subunit, with protein MRHIISVLVENKFGVLARIAGLFSGRGYNIDSLCVAPTDDPTLSRMTIVTHGEDKIIEQIEKQLNKLINTLKVSDLTHKEHVERELVLIKVKGEKRTEIMEIIDIFRAKIVDVGTKSLTIETTGDEGKISAFIELLNPYGIIEVVRTGKIAVVRGE; from the coding sequence ATGAGACACATAATTTCTGTTTTGGTTGAAAATAAGTTTGGGGTATTGGCAAGGATTGCAGGGCTATTCTCTGGAAGGGGTTATAATATTGATTCCTTGTGTGTAGCGCCGACAGATGACCCAACCCTCTCAAGGATGACGATTGTAACCCATGGAGAGGATAAGATAATTGAGCAAATTGAGAAGCAATTAAATAAGCTTATTAATACCTTAAAGGTTTCCGACCTTACCCATAAAGAGCATGTTGAGCGGGAGCTTGTCCTTATTAAGGTAAAGGGAGAAAAGAGAACCGAGATTATGGAGATAATTGATATTTTCAGGGCAAAGATTGTTGATGTGGGAACAAAGAGTTTAACCATTGAGACCACAGGCGATGAGGGAAAGATTAGTGCCTTTATTGAGCTGCTTAATCCTTATGGGATAATTGAGGTTGTAAGGACAGGAAAGATTGCCGTGGTAAGGGGCGAATAG
- a CDS encoding HNH endonuclease — protein sequence MKKKRKTIKDWLIEYFKAHPKEDMPHGPVVDWVEARYKQLYNKKPRDTWRSIRNLHESGFLIKVKKGIYRYDPEAAKQREYINNHILWKR from the coding sequence ATGAAGAAAAAAAGAAAAACAATCAAGGATTGGTTAATTGAATATTTTAAAGCCCACCCAAAAGAGGATATGCCACATGGCCCTGTGGTTGATTGGGTAGAAGCACGATATAAACAGCTTTACAACAAAAAACCAAGGGATACTTGGAGGTCAATTAGAAATCTGCACGAAAGCGGATTTTTAATAAAGGTTAAAAAGGGAATTTATCGTTATGACCCCGAAGCAGCCAAACAACGAGAATATATTAACAACCATATTCTCTGGAAAAGATAA
- the rpmB gene encoding 50S ribosomal protein L28 has product MSRVCDLCGKKPLVGNSVSHSNRKTKKRQMPNLHPTRRVIQGTSLKLKVCTKCHRRWLTG; this is encoded by the coding sequence ATGAGTAGAGTATGTGATCTTTGCGGAAAAAAGCCTTTGGTGGGAAATTCTGTTTCCCATTCAAATAGAAAGACAAAGAAAAGGCAGATGCCAAATCTTCATCCTACAAGAAGGGTAATACAGGGAACAAGCCTTAAGCTTAAGGTTTGCACAAAATGCCACAGGCGATGGCTTACAGGATAG
- the mutM gene encoding DNA-formamidopyrimidine glycosylase, with protein sequence MPELPEVETIKRELEKVVLGKEIVEIIVNNPKVIKEPQKEEFIRSLKNTAIKNVLRKGKLLILELSSNKFLTIHLKLTGQLIYPGNAKEARVSFKLGDGKILDFNDRRLLGEIRMIDDWRKFKFIEELGKEPFDLSLEQFKEMLSKKKIKIKPLLMDQTFISGIGNLYATEALFRAKIHPERIAQTLSEKEKEALFKEILEVLNEAIEYKGSSVDQYLQLSGKPGEYVKYHKVYGRENNPCPVCQTPIKRITLQGRGTYFCPNCQS encoded by the coding sequence ATGCCTGAATTGCCAGAGGTAGAGACCATAAAGAGGGAATTAGAAAAGGTAGTCTTGGGTAAAGAAATAGTAGAGATTATCGTCAATAACCCTAAGGTTATCAAGGAGCCTCAAAAAGAGGAATTTATAAGAAGCCTAAAGAATACTGCGATAAAAAATGTTTTAAGGAAGGGCAAGCTTCTAATTTTAGAATTATCCTCTAATAAATTTTTAACCATTCATCTAAAATTAACTGGCCAGCTTATCTATCCAGGAAATGCTAAAGAAGCAAGGGTAAGCTTTAAATTGGGCGATGGTAAGATATTGGATTTTAATGACCGAAGGCTTTTGGGTGAAATAAGGATGATAGATGATTGGCGTAAATTTAAGTTTATTGAGGAATTGGGAAAAGAACCATTTGATTTAAGCTTAGAGCAATTTAAAGAAATGCTTTCTAAAAAGAAAATCAAAATAAAACCCCTGCTTATGGACCAGACATTTATCTCAGGCATTGGCAATCTTTATGCGACAGAAGCCCTCTTTCGGGCTAAAATACATCCCGAAAGGATTGCCCAAACCCTTTCGGAAAAGGAGAAAGAGGCATTATTTAAAGAAATACTTGAGGTATTAAACGAGGCAATAGAATATAAGGGCTCATCGGTAGACCAATATTTGCAATTATCGGGAAAGCCCGGTGAATATGTAAAATATCACAAGGTCTATGGTCGGGAAAACAACCCCTGCCCTGTTTGCCAAACACCAATTAAACGAATTACCTTGCAAGGCAGGGGAACCTATTTCTGCCCCAATTGTCAGAGCTGA